A single region of the Acidimicrobiales bacterium genome encodes:
- the prmC gene encoding peptide chain release factor N(5)-glutamine methyltransferase, which produces MATETTAGPDGDDGTVAWSALSAETVARLTHADVANAASEARWIVEAASGMSPAELAAAPETPATVGGVARLDTMVARRAAGEPLQYVLGRWAFRTLDLMVDGRVLIPRPETEQLVDIALEAVDRLRARRADAVSVVDLGTGSGAVGLAVAVERESTRVVLTDVDESAVAVARANLTGLGRPATRVEIRSGSWFEALDPATRGGLDVVVSNPPYVPDDEVLDPVVEDHEPHRALRGGPDGLDAAREILTAAPRWLAPDGAVVLELGDGQLATAVRLAESAGFSAVEVRRDLAGRDRFLYATAPRP; this is translated from the coding sequence GTGGCGACTGAAACGACGGCGGGGCCCGACGGCGACGACGGCACCGTCGCGTGGTCGGCCCTGTCCGCCGAGACCGTCGCGAGGTTGACGCACGCCGACGTGGCCAACGCGGCCAGCGAGGCCCGCTGGATCGTCGAAGCCGCCTCGGGCATGTCGCCCGCCGAGCTCGCCGCCGCACCCGAGACGCCTGCGACGGTGGGCGGAGTCGCCCGGCTCGACACGATGGTGGCGCGCCGCGCCGCAGGCGAGCCACTGCAGTACGTGCTGGGCCGCTGGGCCTTCCGGACCCTCGATCTGATGGTCGACGGCCGGGTCCTGATCCCGCGTCCCGAGACCGAACAACTCGTCGACATCGCGCTGGAGGCGGTGGACCGCCTGCGGGCGCGGCGTGCCGACGCGGTGTCGGTGGTGGACCTCGGCACGGGATCGGGGGCGGTCGGTCTCGCAGTCGCCGTGGAGCGCGAGTCCACCCGCGTGGTGCTGACCGATGTCGACGAGAGTGCCGTTGCCGTCGCCCGCGCGAACCTGACCGGCCTCGGCCGCCCGGCCACGCGCGTCGAGATCCGATCCGGCTCCTGGTTCGAGGCTCTCGACCCCGCCACCAGGGGGGGCCTGGACGTGGTGGTGTCGAATCCGCCCTACGTGCCCGACGACGAGGTCCTCGATCCCGTCGTAGAGGACCACGAGCCGCACCGGGCACTGCGCGGTGGTCCCGACGGGCTCGACGCCGCGCGGGAGATCCTCACCGCCGCCCCACGCTGGCTCGCCCCCGACGGCGCGGTCGTTCTCGAGTTGGGCGACGGTCAGCTCGCTACGGCAGTACGGCTCGCGGAGTCCGCCGGTTTCTCGGCGGTCGAGGTCCGGCGCGACCTCGCGGGTCGTGACCGGTTCCTGTACGCGACCGCCCCGCGCCCGTGA
- the prfA gene encoding peptide chain release factor 1, producing the protein MSSDRPDLVAELDDVTARLSDPDLPRDPKAYAVVARRHKELSEIVGVMAEISEARGDAEAAREMMGDVGAEDREMLRGEIDNAERIEAELSARLDELLIPRDPNDDKNVIVEIRGAEGGEEANLFARDLYEMYQAYASARKWGTELLEARPSDMGGYSEITFMVKGDGVWSRLKHEGGPHRVQRVPVTESQGRIHTSSATVTVLPEADEVDVSVDEADLEVDVYRSSGPGGQSVNTTDSAVRITHKPTGIVVSMQDEKSQLQNRQKAMRVLRARLLQAEEERRAAELSDQRRGQIGGGGRSEKIRTYNYKENRVTDHRIGLTLYKLDKILAGDLGDVVDELARHEREAQLAESGGD; encoded by the coding sequence ATGTCGTCCGACCGCCCCGATCTCGTCGCCGAACTCGACGATGTCACGGCGCGCCTGTCGGATCCGGACCTCCCCCGGGATCCGAAGGCCTACGCGGTCGTAGCCCGTCGGCACAAGGAACTGAGCGAGATCGTCGGCGTCATGGCGGAGATATCGGAGGCCCGCGGGGACGCCGAGGCCGCCCGGGAGATGATGGGCGACGTCGGGGCCGAGGACCGTGAGATGCTGCGCGGCGAGATCGACAACGCCGAACGCATCGAGGCCGAGCTCTCCGCCAGGCTCGACGAACTGCTGATCCCCCGTGATCCCAACGACGACAAGAACGTGATCGTCGAGATCCGTGGGGCCGAGGGCGGGGAGGAGGCGAACCTCTTCGCCCGTGATCTCTACGAGATGTACCAGGCCTACGCCTCCGCCCGGAAGTGGGGCACCGAGCTACTCGAGGCACGACCGTCGGACATGGGCGGCTACTCCGAGATCACGTTCATGGTCAAGGGCGACGGCGTCTGGTCCCGCCTCAAGCACGAAGGCGGCCCGCACCGTGTGCAGCGTGTCCCCGTCACCGAGTCCCAGGGGCGGATCCACACGTCATCGGCGACGGTCACCGTTCTCCCCGAGGCCGACGAGGTCGACGTGTCCGTCGACGAGGCCGATCTCGAGGTCGATGTCTACCGGTCTTCGGGGCCGGGGGGGCAGTCGGTGAACACGACCGACTCGGCGGTCCGCATCACGCACAAGCCGACGGGGATCGTGGTGTCCATGCAGGACGAGAAGAGCCAGCTGCAGAACCGCCAGAAGGCGATGCGTGTGTTGAGGGCCCGGCTCCTGCAGGCCGAGGAGGAGCGTCGGGCGGCCGAACTCTCGGACCAGCGGCGCGGCCAGATCGGTGGGGGCGGCCGGTCCGAGAAGATCCGGACGTACAACTACAAGGAGAACCGGGTGACCGACCACCGCATCGGGCTCACCCTCTACAAGCTCGACAAGATCCTGGCCGGGGACCTCGGTGACGTCGTGGACGAGCTCGCCCGCCACGAGCGCGAGGCCCAGCTCGCCGAGTCCGGTGGCGACTGA